In Nocardioides nitrophenolicus, the genomic window GACCGGCCAGCCAGCTGTCGATCAGGCGCTCGCCGGCGCTCGGCGAGGGTTGGGGGACGGCGATCTCGGCCCGGAGGGCGGGCACGTCGACGCCGAAATGGGCGAGCTTGTCCTCCTCGACGTCGAGCACGGCCTCGAAGCCGGTGACGTCGAGCTCGGGATGGAACTGGACCGCCAGCGCGCTGCGGTACCGCCAGGCCTGGAGGTAGCGGTCGCTCTTCGCCAGGCGCTCGGCCCCCGGCGGCGGCTCCATCGAGTCGGAGTGGAACGAGAGATACCGGCCCGAGGGGGGCTGCGCCGCGGTCGAGGAGACCTCGATCAGGCCCGCTTCCAGCCCGCTGTCGCCGGTGAAGGCCCGCCCGCCGGTCGCGACGGCGAGCAGCTGGGCGCCGAGGCAGATCGCGAGCAGCGGCAGTCCGTCGTCAACCGCGCCCGCGAGTGTGTCGATCTCCGGCTGCAGGGTGGCGCGGTCCGCGTGCGCGCTCTGCGCACCGCCGAGCACGACCCAGGCCTCATGAGCGTCCCGCTCGGGGAGCTCGCCGCGATAGGCGGCGTAGACGGTCAGCTCGCGGCCCGCGGCCGCCGCCCGCTCGCGCAGGACGGCGATCAGGGGCTCGGGGACGTGGCTGAGCACAGCGATGGTCATGGCTGGGGCCTCGGTTCGATGGGGGTGCTCCACGGCACCCAGTGGTCGATGGCGGCGAGCGCGGCGAGGAGCTCCTCGACCCGGCGCCGGTCGACGGCGACCCAGTCGCCGTCGGGCCGCACCTGGTAGGGCGTGAAGTCCCACGGCGCCAGGTGGCGGGCGGTCCGCACCAGCGGCTGGACGGACGCGAGGTCGCGCTCCAGCCGCCGGACGCGGGCCCGGAGGAGGGCGAGCTCGCGCTCCAGGCGCGCGCTGTCGGCGGCCTGGTCGGTGGTGTCCACGTCAGAACACCAGGGTGAGGTTCTCGTGGTACTGCTCGGAGTCGAGCAGGTTCACCAGCTTGAGCCGGATCCGCCAGTCGTCCCCGCCAGTGTCCGCGGGCACGAGCACGTGGCCGTACCAGCCGGCGTAGGTCTTCGCGACGCCCGCGCGGAACTCGTGCACGACGAAGCTCGAGCGGACCAGACGGCGTCCCTCGAGGTCGGTGACGGTCTCGACGTTGGTGATCGCGCGCCGGGTCCGCGAGGCCGGGATCTGGCTGTAGGCCAGGCCGGTGCGCAGCCAGTAGACGCGGTCGGTGAGCCGCCGATGGTCGTCGAAGGCGTGGCTGACCTCGTGCCGCGGGTCGCCGCCGCCCGCCGTGACGGGCACCCAGTACAGGCCGTCGCCGGCGAACATCCCGAGCCAGTCGTTGAACCGGCCCTCGTCGACCAGCCGGGCCTCGCGGGCCAGGAACGACTGCGCCTGGTGCCACTCGTCGATGGGCGCGGCCGGCCAGTCGTCGGCCAGCAGCGCGCGGAAGGCGTCCAGCTCGGCGTACCAGTCGGCGTCGACGTGGAAGGAGTGCGCCGAGGTGTCCTGGAACTGCGGGGGAAGTGCCGAGAGCCTCATCGGACCTCCTCCCGCATCCGGCGCAGCCACTCGTCGTAGTAGCTGCGCATGTGCAGCTCGTCGGTGACGGCGGTGGCGATGACGCCGTCCTCACCGAGCGACTGCCACGGCGTGACGTCGAGCCCACGGTTCATGAAGATCCACTCCGCCTCGGTCGCGGCGAGGCCGCGCTGGGCCTCCTCGAAGTTGGCCTGGTCGTCGGGCTCGCCGAACGCCGGGAAGTCCTCCTGGCTGCGCATCCGCAGCGTGTTGACCTCCTCGGGCACGCCGCCGATCCGGGTCGCGTGCCAGGTCAGCTGGGTGCGGTCGACGGCCAGTGGCTCGATCACCTGGACCTGGTTCCCGATGATGAGCAGGTTCGGGAAGATGCTGAGGTTGATCTGGGCGCCGATCGCCAGGTCGAGCAGCCGGTCGGCGTCGGCACCGTGCTCGGCGCGGATCCGCGCCTCGAACGACTCGCGGCCCGGCTGCGGACGCTGGTTCGCCCAGAAGCTGCCCGGCTCGTCGCCGTGCGCGGGCCGCTGGTCGATCACGCTGTGCCCGTTGCCGAGCGAGTACGACACCATCGGGCCGTCGTCGGGCGTGCGCCCGAAGTACGACATGTCCTTCGACTCGCCCATCCGCGAGGCCATCTCGAGCAGCGAGCGGTGCGAGAACGACGGGTGGTAGCCGTCGCCGGCGTTGTCGTAGGCGAGCTTCCAGTTGCCGCGGAAGCCCATCCGGTAGGCGGCCGAGCCCAGCAGCACCTCGCCCGCGGGCGCCCGGTCGATCCAGTAGTCCAGCCAGGGCCGCGCGTGCCCGAGCCACTCCTCGACCGACGGCGCGTCGGCGTTCATGGTCCCGAACACGAACCCGCGGTAGCTCTCGACCCGGGCAACGCGGGTCAGGCCGAACGCGTCCTTGTCCAGCTCGGCGTACCCCTGAGGCCAGGGCACGCCGACCAGCTCGCCGGTGTTGCGGAAGGTCCAGCCATGGTACGGGCACTGGAAGCTCTTGGCGGTGCCCGACTCCTCGCGGCATACGGTCGCGGCGCGGTGCGCGCAGCGGTTGAAGATCGCGTGCAGCGCGCCGTGCCGGTCGCGGGTCACCAGCACCGGGCGCAGCCCCAGCCGCACCGACACGAAGGCGTTCGGCCCGGGCAGCTGCGACTCGTGGGCCAGGTAGGCCCACGACTCGCCGCCGAAGACCTTCACCATCTCCTCGGCGAAGACGTCGGCCTCGGTGTACAGGGTGCGGTGCACCCGGTCCTCGTGGACCAGGTCGCTCCAGCGGTCGGTCCGGTCCCTCTCGGGTGCTGTCGGTCGTTGTTCCTGGACGGTCATCTCGCGCCTCGCTCGGATCGCAGGTCGATGAGCAGCGGCGGAGGTTCGCCGGAAGTGCGTACGCCTCCACCGCGCTGCGGGTGGCGGCACGCTATTGACGGCCCGCGGCCCCCGGCCACGCCGAGCGCGCGGAATTCCCCCAGGGGGAATCTCGGACGCTCCCGTCGAGGATCAGTCCGTCGGCGAGCCCAGCGCCTCCTCGGTCTGCTCGACGGCGTAGCGCAGCGCCTCGACGTAGTCGGGCACCTTGGCGCGCTCGAAGCGCGAGCTCGGGATGGCCAGCGAGATGGCGAAGATCGGCCGCCCCAGCGCGTCCTTCGAGCAGACGGCGATGCCGTCGACACCCTGCGCGGACTCCTCGATGCTCAGCGCGTAGCCGCGGGTGCGGACGGCGTGCAGGTGGCGCTTGAGCGACTGCATGCTGGTGATCCGCGACGAGCGGGCGGGCGGCAGGCCGTCGGCGAAGACCTCCTCGAGCTGCTTGCCGTTGAGCTCGGAGAGCAGCGCCTTGCCGGCCGCCGACGCGTACGCCGGCACCCGGTCCCACCGGTCGGTCGCGACGTGGGACGGGGCGGGGCCGGCGACGCCGTCGACCCAGCGCAGCAACGGTCCCTGGCGGACCCAGACGTGCACGGTCTCGCCGACGGCCTGGCTCAGCCGGTCGATCACCGGGTGCACGAGGGTGCGGAACTCCCCGACGTCGCGCCCGCGCACCTGCTCGGGACGCAGCTCGGGGCCGAGCCGGTACTGGCGGTCCCGGTCCTGGACCGCGAAGCCGTCGTAGCAGAGGGCGGTGAGCAGCCGATGGGCCGTCGACGGCGCGACGCCCAGCAGCTCCGCGGCCTCCTTGACGCCGAGGACCCGGCCGTCGCGCAGCTCCTTGAGGAGGACCAGGCCGCGATGCAGGGACTCGATCGGAGGTGCGGAATTCGCCACAACGAAAAACATAGCGCCGCTCGTTCTCGGCCTCGTTTCGTCGGGACTACGTTCACGGCACTTCGAGGACCGACCCTCGGATCGCCGGCCCCGCGTGGCCTCTCACGCCGGACGGCGCCGGTCCTCACCGTGTCCGGGCCCGACGGCCAGGCCGTCGTCCGCCCCCGTCCTCAGTGGAGGAGGTTCCCCATGTCCCAGTCCATCGACGAGCGCGATCGGCGGTGGGCCGCGCTCGACCGGGCGATGGTCGCGCACGACCTCGACGCCCTCGTCTTCGCGGCCAACGACTACCGCGGCCACAAGGGGTCGCTGCGCTACGTCGCCGACTACAACCTGTGCCACAAGTACGGCAACGCCGTGCTCCTGCGCGAGCGCGAGCCGGTGCTCGTGCTCTCGGGCAGCCTGGTGAGCGCCCGCAAGCCGGTCTCCGGCTGGGTGCGTGACTACCGGTTCCCGCAGACCACCGGCGCCGGTCTGGTCGAGGCGCTCAAGGAGGCCGACCGGCTGGAGAAGGTCGGCGTCATCGGGCTCGGCCAGGTGCTCAAGGTCAACGAGTACCTCGCGCTCACCGAGGCGTTCCCCGGCTGCGCGTTCGTCGACTTCACCAAGGAGTTCGAGCGGGTCCGCGCGGTCAAGAGCGCCTGGGAGCTGGCCGGTGCCGAGGAGTCGGCGTACATCCTCGACCAGTGCTTCCACCGGCTGCTCGAGATCGCGCACGCCGGCATCACCGAGCGCGAGATCGCGGCGGAGATGCACCGGGTCGGGCACCTGCTCGGCGGTGAGGACCCGATCTTCTTGTCGATGCACACCGACGAGCAGAACGAGCACTCCCGCTCGACGTTCGACAGCCCACGCGACCGGGTGCTCGGCACGCACGACGTGCACACCTTCTCGTTCGAGATGATCGGGCCGCGCGGCTACTGGACCGAGCTGGCCCGGATGGTCACCTTCGCCGCTCCGGACGAGGTCACCGCACGGATGGCCCGCGCGGTCACCGACGGCATCGGCAACGGCGCCCGGGCGATGACGCCCGGGGCGATTCCCAGCGACATCCAGCGCACCGTGCTGGCCGGCGTCGAGCAGCACGGCGCCACCACGTCGTACTGGTCGGGGCACTCGCTCGGGCTCGACGTCATCGAGGACCCGATGATCGGGCTCGACGTCGTCGAGGACCCCGACCAGTCGGCCGACAACACCATCGAGGCGGGGATGGTCCTGACCCTCCACCCGATGGTCCAGGACACCGAGGGTCGCCACAGCGGCTACATGTCCGACACTTTCATCGTGGAGCCCGGCGGGAGCCGGAAGCTGTCCGAGCACCCCACCGGTCTCCACCGCATCTCCCGAGGAGGGGTCTCCGTCCATGACCACTGACCAGAGCACCGCCCCGGCCGCCCCGGCCGCCGGCATCGACCCGATCACGGCCTCCGTGCTGCAGCGCCGGGTCGACTCCATCAGCAAGGAGATGGCGACGATGCTGATGCGCTCGTCGCGCTCGCCCATCTTCAACGAGATCGGCGACCTGGTGACGGTCATCTTCGACCGCAACGGCAACACGCTCGCCCAGGCCGAGTTCGCGGCGATCATCGCGTTCGGCGCGCACCCGTCGCTGGAGTACATCATCGAGTACTTCGGGGACGACATCCACGAGGGCGACGTCATCATCCACAACGACGTCTACCACGGGGGAAACCAGAACGCCGACACCGGGATCTTCCTGCCGATCTTCGCCGAGGGCCGGCTGATCGGCTGGGCCGCGGCCAAGGGGCACCTCGCCGACATCGGCGGCATGACCGCCGGCGGCTACAACCCCAACGCCCGCGACATCTGGCAGGAGGCGCTCCGCATCCCGCCGCTCAAGCTGGCCGAGAAGGGCGTGCCCCGCAAAGACGTGTGGGACCTGCTCGCCGCGAACATCCGGTTCGGCTTCGTCATGGAGGACATCCGGGCGATGGTCGGCTGCTGCACCGTCGGGGCCCGCCGGGTGGTGGAGGTGGTCGAGCGCTACGGACTCGACAGCTACGAGTCGCACTGGCGCTACATCCTCGACAGCTCCCGCCGCCAGGTCGAGGCCGAGGTCGGCCGCTGGCCCGACGGTCGCTACCACGGCGAGAGCTTCATGACCTCCGACGGCGTCGACCCGACGCGGAAGTACAAGATCGCTGTCGACATCGAGATCGCCGGCAGCGACATCACCTTCGACTTCTCCGGCTCCGACGACCAGTCGCCCGGCATCTGCAACATGCCGCCCGCGGCGGCCAAGGGGGCGGTCCGGATCGCCTTCCTGATGCTGATGGCCAGCGGCGGCATCCGGATCCCCACCAACCAGGGGCTGTTCGCGCCGATCGCCACGAGGTTCCGCAAGGGATCGATCGTCGACCCGGAGTTCCCGGCGGCGACGATCTACGGCAACCAGCTCTGCGACGAGGTGGTCGAGGCGATCATGCTCGCGCTCGCCGACGCGCTGCCCGACCGGGTCTGCGCCGGCTGGAACAAGTACATGTGCACCGCCACCAACGGCATCGACCCGCGCACCGGCGAGCCCTTCGCGGCGTTCACCGTCTTCCAGCGCACCGGCCCGGGCGGCGTGCAGGGGCAGGACGGCTGGGACGCGCTCGGCTTCACCGGCACCGCCGGCCAGATGCGCTATCCCGACCCGGAGATGCTGGAGATCACCACGCCGCACTTCCTGGAGTACAACGAGTACCTCCCCGACTCGGCCGGCGCCGGCGAGTTCCGCGGCGGCTACGGCACCCGCTCCGCCTGGCGCACCTACGGCGAGGGCCAGATCGGCGTCACCCTCGCCGACAACATGGCCCACGAGGGCGCCTTTCCGGCCCGCGGCCTCTTCGGCGGTCTCGACTCCGGCCTCAACGAGCTGCGCGTCGAGTACCCCGACGGCACCAGCCAGGACTGGGGCTCCAAGGAGATCATCGACCAGCCCGTCGGCACCCGGGTCATCTCGCACGCCGGCGGCGGCGCAGGGTACGGCGACCCGCGCCGACGGCCCGCCGCGAAGGTGCTGGCGGAGGTCCGCGACGGCCTCCTCTCGGCCGAGAAGGCCCGCGCCGACTACGGCGTCGTCCTCACCGCCGACGGCCAGGCCGTCGACGAAGCCCAGACCGCGGCGCTCCGCGCCTGAACCGCCAAGGACCCACCATGAGCATCCGCATCGGAATCGACGTCGGCGGCACGTTCACCGACTTCCTCGTGATCTACCCCGACGGCAGCCGCCGCATCCACAAGACCAGCTCGGTCCCGGTCGACCCGCCCCAGGCGGTCCTCAACGGCCTGCGCGAGCTGGCCGACCTCGAGGGCACCTCGGTCGAGGCGTTCGTCGACCGGATCGGCCTGATCGTCCACGGCACCACCGTCACCACCAACGCGCTGCTGACCCGGCGCGGCCCGAAGACCGCCATGCTCGTCACCGAGGGCTTCCGCGACGTGCTGCCCATGCGGCACGGCACCCGCGAGGACGGCTACGACAACCTCCTCGCGATGCCCGAGCCGCTGGCGCCGCGCCACCTCCGGCTGCCGATCGAGGGCCGGATGGACTACCTGGGCGGCGAGGTCACCCCGCTCGACGAGGACGGCGTCCGCGCCGCCGCCGAGGCGCTGCGCGAGCAGGACGTCCAGGCCGTGGCGATCTCGTTCATGCACTCCCACGCCAATCCAGCCCACGAGCGCCGGGCCGCGGAGATCCTGGGGGAGGCGCTGCCCGACGTCTACCTCACCGAGTCGGCCGAGCTGCTCGGCCAGGCGCGCTACTACGAGCGGTCGAGCGCGGCGGTGCTCAACTCCTACGCGGGGCCGATCATCTCGTCGTACCTCCGGACGCTCACGGGGTTGCTCGAGGAGGTCCGGTTCGGCGGTCTGCTGCTGATGATGCAGTCCAACGGCGGCGTCGCGACGCCGGCCGAGCTGGCCCGCCGGGCCGCGCTGTCGCTGCTCTCCGGGCCGGCCTCGGGGCCGACCGCCGGCCTGCTGGTCACCGCCGAGCACGGCTGGGACTCGTGCCTGACCGTGGACATGGGCGGCACCAGCTTCGACGCCGCCGCGGTCAAGGGCGGCAAGCCGCTGGTGATGACCGACGGCAGCATCGACCGCTGGTCGCTGGCCCTGCCCTCGGTCGACATCCACACCATCGGCGCCGGTGGCGGCTCGATCGCCTCGGTCGACGAGGGCGGGCTGCTCAGCGTGGGGCCGCAGAGCGCGGGCGCCGTGCCGGGTCCGGCCTGCTACGGCCGGGGCGGCGACCGGGCGACGACGACGGACGCCGACGTCGTCCTCGGCTACCTCGACCCGGACAGCTTCCTCAACGGCCAGATGGCGCTCGACAAGGCGGCCGCCGAGGAGGCGATCCGCCGCGACGTCGCCGAGCCCCTGGGACTCAGCGTGCTCGAGGCGGCGGCCGGCATCTACGAGATGGTCAACGTCTCGATGGCCTCCGGCGTCCGCGACATCACGGTGCGCCGCGGCCTCGACCCGCGTGACTTCCCGATCGTCGTGGCCGGCGGTGCCGGTCCGGTGCACGCCGCCGCCATCGCCGGCGAGCTGGACATCCCGGTCCTGATCACGCCCCGCGACTCGTCGATCTTCTGCGCCGCCGGCATGTTGGTGTGCGACTTCAAGCACGACTACGTGCAGAGCGCCAACGACCGCCTCGACGTGCTCGACCTCGCCGGGCTGGTCCGCACCTGGAAGACGATGGCCGAGGAGGGCCGGGCGACGCTGCACGGCGAGGGTGTCGCCGACGACGCGATCACCTTCGAGCCGTCGCTCGACCTGCGCTACAAGGGTCAGTGGTACGAGCTCAACATCCCGCTCGACGCGGCGATGCTGGCCGCGCCCGACGTCGCCACCATCGCGGCGGCCTTCCACGCCGAGCACGAGCTGCTCTTCGGCTACCACAGCGACGAGATGCCGATCGACGTCCTCAACGTCCGCCTCTCGGCGGTCGGCCGCACGTCCGACGAGCGGATCGACCTCGCCTCCGAGGTCGTCGTCGACAAGCCGGAGCGTCCCGCGCGGCGCGAGATCTGGTCGCCGGCACAGAAGGCGATGGTCGAGGTCGACGTCCATCAGGGCACGGCGATGGGGCCGAACGCCCGGATCAGCGGTCCCGCGGTGATCGAGCTCGGCACGACGACCATCGTCGTGCTCGACCAGTACGACTGCGTCGTCGACCGCAGCGGCTCCTTCGTGATGTACCTGCGCGAGCGCGCCGCGGAGCTCGAGGCCCGGCTCAACCTCTGAGCCCCGCCCCCTCTCGGGCCCCTCACCGGCCCGGCGCACTCCGCGCCGGGCCGGCCACCTCTCACCCCGTCAGGAGTTCCGTCATGCCCGAAAACACCTCACGACGGCCCGATCTCCGGGCCGTCATCGAAGACAACGCCCTGCAGTCCGTCCCGCTCGACCAGCGCCAGAGCGGCTGGGCGCTGTTCGCCAACACCGCCGGCGTCGGCTCGACGCTGGTGGTCCTCGGCGTCGGTGCCGCCGTCACCTTCACCGCCGGCACCCGGTGGGGTCTCGTGGTGGCCCTGGTGGCCGCGGTCTTCGGCTCGGGCATCGGCTGGGCGGTCGGCCGGATCTGCCAGGCCACCGGTACGTCGTCCACGGTCACCGCCCGCTTCCACGGCCTCGGCACCCGCGGCTCGGCACTCGCCTCGCTGGTGTTCGCGTTCATGATCCTCGGCTTCCTCGCCCTGGAGAACGCGCTGCTCTACTACGGCACGATCTTCATGTTCGGGTGGGAGCCGTCGACCGCCAACAAGCTCGGCATCTACGGCGTCCTCACCGTCGCCTGGATCGTGCTGACCACCTTCGGTCTCGGCCTGGTGCAGAAGGTGTCGCTGCTGCTGACCGTGGTGTGCGGCGTGCTGTTCGTCGTGGTCACGATCGTCGCCCTCGACAAGTCGTCGGTCTCGCTGGGCGACGTGTGGTCCTACAGCCCGCCGGGGGTGGGCTTCACCGAGATCACCGCGGCGCTGTCGATCATCGCCGGCATCGCCGGCGCGCTCGCCCTCGTCGGCGCCGACTTCAGCCGCTACGCGCGGACCTCGGGTGACGTCCGGGTGCTCGCGGTCGGCGGCGCGATCGTGGTCAACATCGTGGTGGTGGCGATCGGCACGATCGTCTTCCAGGCCGGCAACCTCGTCGTCGCCGAGCACCTCGCCGACCCGACCAACGCCGCCCAGGCCGCCAGCCAGGTGGGCGCCACGATCCCGGAGAAGATCGCCTTCATGTCGTCGGCCAATCCCGGCGCCTACTTCATCGTCCTGTCCGGCTTCCTCGGCTTCCTGGTGATGTACGCCGCGCAGGCCAAGGCCCAGGTGCTCAACACCTACTCGGGCTCGCTCGCCCTGAGCAACCTCTCCGACGCGGTCTTCGGCCGCAGCCCGGGCCGGCTGGTCATGGTGGTGCTCGGCAACGTGATCGCGCTGCTCGCCATCTGGGGCGACATCCTGGACCGGATCAACTCCTTCCTCGGCCTGCTCGGCATCCTGACCACGGCGCTGTGCGCGCTGATGATCACCGACTTCTTCGTGGTCCGCCGCGGCGCGGCCCACCGGGAGCGGGTCGAGCAGTTCAACTGGGCCGGCATCGTCGCGATGCTGGCGTCGTCGGCGCTGGCCTACTGGCTGCAGGACTCGGGCCGGACCAACCTCGGCTTCCTGATCGCCCTCGTCCTGTGCCCCCTGCTCTATGTCGCCCTGCGCTCCTCGCTGCTGCCCGAGGGCCGCGGCACCGGCACCGTCGAGGCCAGCGCCGCGCTGGAGCTGGCCGAGTAGCGCCGACGCCGCCGACCGACCACTGGCGCGCTGACCCTCCGGGGTCAGCGCGCCAGTGTCTGTGAGGGCAGCTCGTGAAAGCGGTCGCGGTAGGCCTGCGCGAACCGTCCGAGGTGGAAGAAGCCCCAGCGCGCGGCCACGACGGCGACGGTGGTCGACAGCGGGTCGGCCGCGACCAGGTCGCCCCGGGCCCGCTCGAGCCGGGCGCCTCGCACCTCGGCCAGGGGGGTGGTGTCGAGCTCGCGCCGGAAGGCGTCCTGGAGGGTGCGTGCCGACACGCCGCTGAGCCGAGCGAGGTCGGCGACCCGCCAGGCGCGGCCGGGGTCGCCGTCGATCAGCGCCCGAGCGGTGCGGACGGCGTGGCTCGGCCCGGCCGCGGGCTCCCGGGTGAGTGCGTTGTTGGGCTGGAGCGCGAGCAGGCCCGAGATCAGGGCCTGCTCATAGCTCGTCGCGACGACGGGGGAGCGGAGCAGGTCGCTGCCCACCTCGAGCTGCTCGACGCAGAGCCCGAGCAGCCGCATCCAGTCGCGGGCCGCCGGGCGGTCGAGTGCGAGGACGGGGTCGAAGGTGAGGCCGGGGACGCCGAGCTCCTCGACGGCGCCGCGGCGCACGTAGACCACGAGCTTGGCGCAGTCGGCGGTCCACCTCATGTCGACCGGCTCGTCGGGCGAGCCGACGAACGCCGTGCGCCGGTCGGCGACGAGCTCACGGTCGCCCGAACGCACCCGGGCGCGGCCCCGCAGCGGTATCTGCACGAGGTAGAAGTCCAGGAACCGGCCCGGGGTGATCCGGACCTCGCCGCCGTAGCGCATGTAGTTGAGGACGACGTCCTCGCCGAGCGCGACGGCGTTGTGGACCAGGTCCAGGCGCTCGTCGCGCCGGGCCAGCGCCAGGGTGTGCGGGCAGTAGCGCGCCGCGACCTGCTCGCGGGCGACCTCGAGCTCGGTGGTCGCCACCACCGGATGCCTGGTGAGCAGGTCGGCGGCCATCGGCTGCTCCTTGCGGGACGCGGGTGCGCCGACCCTAGGGCCGACGCACCCGCGCGGGCGAGTCCCGGTGCCCGTTTTCCGTCACGGAGAATCGGCGGAGCCCACGCGCCGGGCCAGCCGCCGGGTGATCCTCCGGTACGACGCGGGCCGCACCGGCAGCAGCCACTGCAGCGCCTTGGTGCCGCGCCCTACGTCCAGGCCGACCTCGGCGAGCACCTCGTCGATGTTGTGCATCGAGAACGGCACCACGTTGGTGCCCCG contains:
- a CDS encoding AraC family transcriptional regulator, with product MAADLLTRHPVVATTELEVAREQVAARYCPHTLALARRDERLDLVHNAVALGEDVVLNYMRYGGEVRITPGRFLDFYLVQIPLRGRARVRSGDRELVADRRTAFVGSPDEPVDMRWTADCAKLVVYVRRGAVEELGVPGLTFDPVLALDRPAARDWMRLLGLCVEQLEVGSDLLRSPVVATSYEQALISGLLALQPNNALTREPAAGPSHAVRTARALIDGDPGRAWRVADLARLSGVSARTLQDAFRRELDTTPLAEVRGARLERARGDLVAADPLSTTVAVVAARWGFFHLGRFAQAYRDRFHELPSQTLAR